One segment of Vibrio gazogenes DNA contains the following:
- a CDS encoding LysR family transcriptional regulator, with amino-acid sequence MNNSNWDDLKFFLVLYESGKVSTAANRLNVNYATVSRRIDRLEDSLKLKLFNRTGDGFNSTIEGKLLYERSVDLRDKINSLSESLSPDSKFNQNAKISMVPFLAEHFVIENLKKLHSRFPELRFEIDTSNRNVNIAKQEADIALRLDLPEKGESICKKLGEVEFVLCGTDYWIERLVNDEPVDVITYTAEFSHLTECKFLIEKFGTKAIKLQTDTISAQKKAAEHGYGIALLPRLTLGLSALSTIEPESPITREIWMLTSKKTSMSTPKKLVMEELVKMFKNEL; translated from the coding sequence ATGAACAATAGTAACTGGGATGATTTGAAGTTTTTCTTAGTGCTTTATGAGTCGGGCAAGGTAAGTACAGCAGCTAATAGATTGAATGTAAATTACGCGACAGTTTCAAGGCGTATAGATCGATTGGAAGATTCTTTAAAACTTAAATTATTTAACCGTACAGGCGATGGGTTTAATTCAACGATTGAAGGTAAGCTTTTATACGAACGTTCGGTTGACCTAAGAGATAAAATCAACAGTCTCTCCGAGTCTCTTTCGCCTGATTCGAAGTTTAATCAGAATGCCAAAATTTCTATGGTTCCATTTTTGGCAGAACACTTTGTCATCGAAAACCTGAAGAAGTTGCACTCACGATTTCCCGAACTGAGATTTGAAATTGATACATCAAATCGAAACGTGAATATAGCCAAACAAGAAGCTGACATCGCATTGCGTTTAGATCTTCCTGAAAAGGGTGAATCGATTTGTAAGAAACTAGGTGAAGTAGAGTTTGTATTGTGCGGTACAGATTACTGGATAGAACGATTGGTAAACGATGAGCCAGTCGATGTCATCACTTACACAGCAGAGTTCAGTCATCTGACAGAGTGTAAATTCCTGATTGAAAAGTTCGGGACTAAGGCTATAAAACTCCAAACAGACACAATATCCGCTCAGAAGAAAGCGGCCGAGCATGGCTACGGCATTGCACTTCTACCACGACTAACACTAGGTTTAAGCGCATTGAGTACGATTGAACCAGAAAGTCCTATTACTCGCGAGATATGGATGCTCACTTCGAAGAAGACTTCAATGTCCACACCAAAGAAACTTGTCATGGAAGAGTTGGTGAAAATGTTTAAGAATGAGCTGTAA